A genomic window from Deltaproteobacteria bacterium includes:
- a CDS encoding 4Fe-4S dicluster domain-containing protein: MVADNAYDMEESSIYLATREILWNIPAVPDVIIMYFLAGVSTLVFFWGIWRRLELWASGRADRSRLKFVFRRLKNVFVDVVLQRRVNRDSAARIFHLPMYLGFIALFVTTVIVFFHHDFNFDIYRGPFYLIVTVFSDVLGLGLLFGVLVAFRRRMIEKPDRIASGTADYFVLLFLALLCVQGFSLEALRIHATKDAWALFSPVGYLVSLILWPLSESTIRLIHYLVWWSHTVCALSFVALIPYSKLSHVIFSSLNLAFQNLERQKGELASPGDIETLIEKSLEGDDEFQVGIKDISNFSWKQLLDLDACTACGRCQEVCPAHISGKPLSPKNLILDCRNHLLSLRSLGQVGAKRDISGTSFGIRQKLNAVDSFLIKSLSLDSGRFNQHASVSQAISKDVMHEDVFWSCTTCRACMEACPVGIEHVDLIVDVRRSMALMEAKLPSEAQASFRAIETRGNPFGPSHIRTEWTNGLDVPILEAGSEVDLLYWVGCVSAFDKRKQKIAQAMAKILNASGLKWGILGTAECCTGDSARRLGEENLFQSQAKKNIATIKAYKFKMLLATCPHCFNTLKNEYPKIDRSFLPRETIVLHHSQLINELIRDQFISLSKPLASKITYHDPCYLGRYNDTFDEPRAILEHVSELPLREMPRSREGALCCGAGGGHYWFDIKIGKRINVLRADEARATDVDVVATGCPFCMQMLEDGVKLTGTGSEERDKSSNLLVKDIAELVAELIEE; the protein is encoded by the coding sequence GTGGTTGCTGATAATGCATATGACATGGAAGAGAGTTCGATTTACTTAGCTACGCGAGAAATACTCTGGAATATCCCCGCGGTTCCAGATGTTATTATAATGTACTTTTTAGCTGGCGTTTCGACGTTAGTATTTTTTTGGGGGATATGGCGTCGGCTTGAGCTTTGGGCTAGCGGTAGGGCCGATCGCAGTCGGCTAAAGTTCGTATTTAGGCGGCTTAAAAATGTCTTCGTCGACGTCGTTCTTCAGCGTCGCGTTAACCGAGATTCGGCAGCTCGAATATTTCACCTGCCAATGTATTTGGGGTTTATTGCTCTCTTTGTTACTACCGTCATAGTATTTTTTCACCATGACTTTAATTTCGACATTTATCGAGGGCCATTCTACCTAATCGTTACAGTATTTAGCGATGTGCTAGGCCTGGGACTGCTGTTTGGCGTACTAGTCGCCTTTCGACGGCGAATGATTGAAAAGCCCGACAGAATAGCAAGTGGAACTGCTGACTACTTTGTATTGCTCTTTCTTGCCCTGCTTTGCGTTCAAGGTTTCTCACTAGAGGCTTTGCGCATACATGCGACGAAGGACGCCTGGGCACTTTTTTCTCCTGTAGGATATTTAGTTAGTTTAATACTCTGGCCACTTTCCGAATCGACAATTAGGCTAATTCACTACCTTGTCTGGTGGTCACATACTGTTTGTGCATTGTCGTTTGTCGCTCTGATTCCCTACAGCAAACTCTCACACGTGATTTTTTCTAGTCTGAACTTGGCCTTTCAAAACCTAGAAAGACAAAAAGGTGAGCTTGCCTCACCCGGCGACATCGAAACTTTAATCGAAAAAAGTTTGGAAGGCGATGATGAGTTTCAGGTCGGCATTAAAGATATTAGCAATTTTTCATGGAAGCAGCTCCTAGATCTCGATGCCTGCACTGCCTGCGGGCGCTGCCAGGAAGTATGTCCGGCACATATATCGGGTAAACCTCTCTCGCCAAAAAACCTCATTTTAGACTGCCGCAACCACTTATTGTCTTTGCGCTCACTTGGCCAAGTGGGCGCAAAACGCGACATTTCGGGCACCTCTTTCGGCATTCGCCAAAAGCTTAACGCCGTAGATAGTTTTCTCATTAAGTCGCTAAGTCTCGATTCAGGCCGTTTTAATCAGCACGCCTCCGTCTCGCAAGCCATTTCTAAAGATGTAATGCATGAAGACGTTTTCTGGTCTTGCACAACTTGTAGAGCCTGCATGGAGGCTTGCCCAGTGGGGATTGAACACGTCGATTTAATTGTAGATGTTAGGCGCTCGATGGCTCTAATGGAGGCTAAGCTGCCAAGTGAAGCACAGGCCAGTTTTCGCGCTATTGAAACGAGAGGAAATCCCTTTGGCCCGAGTCACATTCGCACTGAGTGGACTAACGGTTTAGACGTGCCAATATTGGAAGCTGGAAGCGAGGTTGATTTGCTCTATTGGGTCGGATGCGTATCGGCCTTCGACAAGCGCAAGCAAAAAATTGCCCAAGCCATGGCAAAAATACTAAACGCAAGCGGGCTAAAATGGGGAATATTAGGAACCGCGGAATGTTGCACCGGCGACTCGGCTAGGCGTTTAGGAGAGGAAAATTTATTTCAGTCTCAGGCAAAAAAAAACATCGCAACAATAAAAGCATACAAATTCAAAATGCTCCTAGCGACCTGTCCTCATTGCTTTAATACGCTAAAGAACGAATACCCAAAAATTGATAGGTCCTTCTTGCCAAGAGAAACAATAGTATTGCACCACAGTCAGTTAATTAACGAGTTAATTCGTGACCAATTTATCTCGCTCTCTAAACCACTTGCTTCTAAAATCACCTATCACGATCCCTGCTATCTTGGGCGTTATAACGACACGTTTGATGAGCCACGCGCTATCTTGGAGCACGTCAGCGAGTTGCCGCTCCGCGAGATGCCTCGTTCGAGAGAAGGGGCGCTTTGCTGTGGCGCTGGCGGCGGACATTATTGGTTTGACATCAAGATAGGGAAGCGAATAAACGTTCTAAGGGCCGACGAAGCGCGTGCGACCGATGTTGATGTCGTAGCTACTGGATGCCCTTTTTGTATGCAAATGCTTGAAGATGGTGTAAAGTTAACGGGCACTGGCAGCGAGGAGAGGGACAAATCTAGCAACCTTTTGGTAAAAGACATTGCTGAACTCGTTGCCGAGCTCATAGAGGAATAA
- a CDS encoding HlyC/CorC family transporter — protein sequence MNDSIFGLANILLVFALVLANGFFVAVEFAMVRARETKLRSPEMVSKFGVKESLKLIKDLDGSLSAVQLGITVASLVLGWWGEHTFQRLFLGMFSWLGEVTAFVMSHSVATALALIVITFLHIVIGELAAKSVAIQYPELTLRVLAWPMFLFSQVCKPLVFFFNGAARLFLKMLRVTAPSDLERVHSGAELAMLISESGAGGLLDKDEEQMLQGVFSFSDTVAREVMTPRTDVVTVSADATLEEVIEVVNESGHSRFPVVGERVDDVLGVLLIKDILPYVSQCIKHNKVKEFDVKRIMRESYFIPGTKRIDSLLTEFKGRKLHIAIVLDEHGGVDGVVTLEDLIEEIFGDIFDESDADETDVIVEEDGVVVVDGGVLVADLNSRFELGLPEGDYDTIAGFIFTQLGRVASEGDRIILNPNGSIVVGNGSDVDGHEQEVFAEAEPKDKEPAEDNSQPGAAVITVEKVENHRVERVAIQRLVSDSPAEESGESLATEPTSEAKKVATGR from the coding sequence ATGAACGATTCGATTTTTGGGCTTGCAAATATTCTTTTGGTCTTTGCTCTGGTTCTTGCTAACGGCTTCTTCGTGGCCGTAGAGTTTGCCATGGTTAGGGCGCGCGAAACAAAATTGCGTAGCCCAGAGATGGTTTCAAAATTCGGAGTCAAAGAGTCACTTAAGCTTATTAAAGACCTAGATGGTAGTTTATCTGCCGTTCAGTTGGGAATTACCGTTGCAAGCCTGGTTTTAGGTTGGTGGGGTGAACACACTTTTCAGAGATTGTTCTTAGGAATGTTTTCCTGGCTAGGAGAGGTTACGGCGTTTGTGATGTCTCATAGCGTTGCAACTGCCCTTGCTCTTATCGTCATTACGTTTCTCCACATTGTCATTGGTGAGCTTGCTGCTAAATCCGTCGCCATCCAATACCCAGAACTCACATTAAGAGTCTTAGCGTGGCCTATGTTCCTGTTTAGCCAGGTATGTAAGCCGCTTGTTTTTTTCTTTAATGGCGCGGCACGCTTATTTTTAAAAATGTTAAGAGTTACTGCGCCTTCAGATTTGGAGCGGGTTCATTCGGGGGCGGAACTCGCGATGCTAATTTCTGAAAGTGGAGCAGGTGGGTTGTTGGACAAAGATGAAGAGCAAATGCTTCAAGGAGTGTTTTCTTTTTCCGATACTGTAGCGCGCGAAGTTATGACGCCTCGAACAGACGTAGTAACGGTTTCTGCCGACGCTACGCTGGAGGAGGTAATAGAAGTAGTGAATGAGTCTGGGCATTCGCGGTTTCCGGTCGTAGGCGAGCGAGTCGATGACGTCTTAGGAGTCTTACTCATAAAGGACATACTTCCCTATGTCTCTCAGTGCATTAAGCATAATAAGGTTAAGGAATTCGACGTCAAAAGAATTATGCGCGAAAGCTACTTTATCCCGGGGACTAAGCGCATTGATAGTTTGCTTACTGAGTTTAAAGGTAGGAAGCTGCATATCGCCATAGTGCTAGACGAGCACGGTGGCGTCGATGGTGTGGTAACGCTAGAGGATCTGATTGAGGAGATTTTTGGAGATATTTTTGACGAGTCCGACGCCGATGAGACCGATGTAATCGTTGAGGAGGATGGTGTCGTGGTGGTGGATGGCGGTGTGCTAGTTGCGGATCTAAACTCTCGATTCGAACTCGGACTTCCTGAGGGTGATTACGATACTATTGCTGGATTCATCTTTACTCAATTAGGCCGTGTTGCGAGCGAGGGGGATAGAATAATTCTAAACCCCAATGGGTCGATTGTCGTTGGGAATGGCAGCGATGTCGATGGGCATGAGCAGGAGGTTTTCGCGGAGGCAGAACCTAAGGATAAGGAGCCCGCAGAGGACAATTCTCAGCCTGGGGCGGCGGTAATCACCGTAGAAAAGGTAGAAAACCATCGAGTAGAGCGCGTGGCCATACAGCGCCTTGTATCTGATTCGCCTGCGGAAGAAAGCGGTGAATCTCTTGCCACAGAACCGACATCAGAAGCGAAGAAGGTAGCAACTGGCCGCTAG